In the genome of Stomoxys calcitrans chromosome 4, idStoCalc2.1, whole genome shotgun sequence, the window ATTACTAATCAGTTTCTTTAAATATAAAGAATTATCAATAACTTATGGCTAAGTTACCCtctaattttattataaaagattttaattttctttaattcaCAATAACCCTATGTACTACGTATGTTTTTGTCacttgaataaataaaaaaataatataaaaaaaaataattatgtaACAGCTAATATCTACAAGAACATGTTCAAAGATACGATCAATTATGCATAGATAGATAAGGAATTTGAACTACACACATAGACTcgttggtggcgcttgtgaatgTAGATAAATTAGAATTTTCCAAGAACATGCTGCAAGCAGAATTCTGCACTCAAAGGCAAGCAAATTGGCGTCGTTTGCATTTtcaaaatatgcattatttccttgcctgatttttataccctctaccataggatgtgggtatactaatttcactattccgtttgtaacacctcgaaatattgatcttagaccccataaagtttatatattccgGATCGTCATGaccttttaagtcgatttagccatgtccgttcgtctgtctgtggaaagctcTTTAACTTTTGTAGTAGtaaatctaggcgcttgaaattttccacaaatactttctattagtgtatgtcggttgggattgtaaatgtgccatatcggtccatatttagatatagctcccatgtaaacagatcttcACAtgatacttcttgagcctctaacaggcgcaattactatactattttgctgaaaggtaacttattattaattttttaaatcttatatatatgcACCCAATTTCGAGACAAAGAGTTTTTTAAATTTAGGaacagggggagggtccgtgcCTTTGGGACATTGAGAAGTGAAGTCACTGTTTACACCTTGGGTTTTAGCCTGCATTCTGTgacaattttatgaaaattcattcagccgtttttgagtctttttGCAACATATCAACACATAAAACCATGTTTTCACTGGAGCCCATATacacttgatttgagataatctccaaaaccCGTTTCCACTACGATTTATGCGGTTTTAATTTGTCAACAGTGACGTTTTTTGACAGCGTTTTTATTGTGTTCATCATATACATTGCGGTCAGCAATTAAGTTtatgaaactttttttaaatactactaaattttataatttcaataagaaattgtcagatgttaaAAAAGTGCTGCCTTAAAAATCCAATTATAACCGGTACTCAATGCAAAggcagtgttgcatttgaatttggaaggagatttgcagcaaatctcctcaaataaaaatgtatgggaaaccttgttcaaaacacgagatttccgaaatttcGTCGCAAATCTAAAAACATGGTATAACCTATAAACTCTTTGACACAATgagataaaagaagaagaataagCTAAGCTTTTCACAGAAGAAAAACGAAGACGTAGCACCCATcacttaaaataaacaaaaatagtgCACTGAGTGACTCAGCAGGATCATTCAGAACtgccttttttttaatttccactTTAATTTTTACACACAGTTAGCGCTACCAATTATGTTTTAGCCGTTGTCAacatcataaaataaaataatcccCCTACACATAACCCACCACTACAACACTTCACCTCAACTCACCACAACAGGCAACTCAATATTTCACGCATTCAACTTGTTTCTCTCATATTCTCGCCTAGTGCTCTCATATTATGTCATTCTATTTGTGGGGTGTCCACAGTAATAATGATTCAGTGTCTAACGGTTTACTCTCTTATTTTTAACTTACCACTGTTGTTGCAATATGGCTTTGCATTAGAACAAACAAATGAGTGTTATGTAAGAGGGAACAACAGTGCTTTGTTAAGTAGTCTTTTCAAATCGTCTTTCTTTGGAGGAAACAAGAAATGCTTATAATTTATTCTTGTTATAATTTTTGAAAGTTCTAGTATGAAGAATCATACACTCTCTCATTGCGTAGACACAAAATCTTTTATGAATCATTCACAATTCTCTTTTAAGAAGTTACTCAATACCACCAACTTAGTACAATACAAACAACAAGATAAGAACTTATCCCAAACTAATTGCAAAACATGTTGAGACAACCTACTCCCTCAGACTATTGTCGACTCTGTGTTAAAAGCTGCAATGATTGCCAGCGCAGTCTCTATGATGAGACAGGTCAAGCTAATGCCAACCATGATCTTGTGAGCAAATATTTTACCAACGCAGTGAGTCTGCCCTGTGATACACCCAATGATTGACTTTCACATATAACTTCAATGCTGTTGAAGATGTTGAATATGGAATGGAAGAAACGCCTTCAAAATATCTGCGGAGAATATTGGCAGCACATTTTGGAGTTCCATCAGTATCAAGAGTGCGTTATTGAGGCGCAGAAGGGCCTACACCTGAAAGAAGTTGGGGACCTTAAGTTCAAGCCTGAGGAAAATATAAATCAGCAAGAAATACAACTGGAGTTGCATAATACCAAAGAATTTGGCATTTGCACTAAAGATTTAATGAAACCTACGGAAGAACTAATGGAATGGCATAATGCCCAGGAATTAAGCACTAGACCTGAAGATTTGATAAAACCTACAGCCCTAAGCTTTGATATAAAGACTGAAGAACCTTTGGACCTCAATAGTGATTATGATGGAATTGATGAATGACAATGCATCCAATGAAGATAATAGCTCAAGTGATGATCTGCCCTTATCATCTGCCAATCTTTTCTCCTCAGTTAAAAAAGTAGTTGCTACCAAAAAGTCTGTAGAGGAGTTTGATAAATTGGTAGCTTTCTGGCGATCCTCCTTGAAATGTGAAATTTGCCATCAGCTAGTTGCCAGCTATTCCCAgttgaaagaacattttagcAAAAACCATGCTTCAGAATGTTGTTACCTGATATGTTGCCAATTGAGGTTGGAATATCGTTACGATATTGACAGACACATACGCTATCATAATGCGCCGCAACACCTGAAATGTGAGGCCTGTTGCAAGGCCTTCCGTTCGGAGAGATATTtaaaaaatcacgaaaagaaATTCCATACCAGCAAGGGAACAGATAAAAATACTAAACAAGACAGCGTGAATAGAGTGGAAGGGAAATATCGTTGCAGCAAATGTTTGAAGGATTTTGAAACGAAAATGCGTTTTAGAAACCACAATCGTTGTGTCCATAGGACGAAGAAATTTGAATGTGACTTTTGTGAAAAATCCTTTTTGCGTCAGGATGGACTGGACGAACATATGGCCAGCCACATAGGCGAGAAAATCATGCCTGCTCGTTTTGTCCCAAGGCATTTACCTGGCGATCTAGTTTCTACCAACATATGAAAAAAGATCACCCCCAAGAATGGAGCAAGGTCCAAAGAGAGACTCGTTATTTGGCTAGCGAGAAGACACATGCCTGCTCCTTTTGCCCCAAGGCATTTAAATGCCGAGCTTATTTTTGCCAACAAGAATGGAATAACTTACGAGGACATAAAGGGCATCGTCGAGAAACTCGGGGAGAGAGTATTGTTTATGTTTGCACTTATTGCTCCAAGGAGTATGAAAAACAGAATGCCATATACAGACATGTCAAACGATGCCAAGGTGACTATACACCAATTGAGCCTAAAAAGGGTTATCGGCGAGAAACTCGGGCCGAGAGCATTGTCtatgtttgcattttttgttccAAGGAGCATGCAAATTGGACACACATGCATTATCATCTCTATAAGTTCCATAAAGACGAAGAATCTTTGGCGAAGAAGGCACCCGTAATTTCTGAATCCCCAGGGCCAGctgagcagcagcagcagcacccgACTCATAGTCGAGGAACTCGAATTCGTCAAGTCTCTAGGATTATAGGACCAAAGAAGACAACTGATGTAACCAACAAAGCAGCAGTtgctaaaatcttaaatcagcTGGGCaaagaaagagagaaaaaagaaaaagatatACAATTGGCCTCTATGGAGGGAAAAGAATTGGAAGATGCAACAAGGACTAAAGTGAAGaccgaaaaattttcagcagacacAAATGccttggaaaattaaaaatcaaatgaaaatgaaataacaCCAGAACTTGCTAATTGGAAAAGTGAAGAATTCATAAAATCCGAAGAAGaagaattcattgaaatttatatcggaaattgcggcttccaggggctcaagaagtcaaattgggagatcggtttttatgggatttgaaccgcacttggcacagttattggaagtcataaagaaacactatgtgcaaaat includes:
- the LOC131996883 gene encoding transcription factor grauzone-like is translated as MLRQPTPSDYCRLCVKSCNDCQRSLYDETGQANANHDLVSKYFTNAMLNMEWKKRLQNICGEYWQHILEFHQYQECVIEAQKGLHLKEVGDLKFKPEENINQQEIQLELHNTKEFGICTKDLMKPTEELMEWHNAQELSTRPEDLIKPTALSFDIKTEEPLDLNNNSSSDDLPLSSANLFSSVKKVVATKKSVEEFDKLVAFWRSSLKCEICHQLVASYSQLKEHFSKNHASECCYLICCQLRLEYRYDIDRHIRYHNAPQHLKCEACCKAFRSERYLKNHEKKFHTSKGTDKNTKQDSVNRVEGKYRCSKCLKDFETKMRFRNHNRWTGRTYGQPHRRENHACSFCPKAFTWRSSFYQHMKKDHPQEWSKVQRETRYLASEKTHACSFCPKAFKCRAYFCQQEWNNLRGHKGHRRETRGESIVYVCTYCSKEYEKQNAIYRHVKRCQGDYTPIEPKKGYRRETRAESIVYVCIFCSKEHANWTHMHYHLYKFHKDEESLAKKAPVISESPGPAEQQQQHPTHSRGTRIRQVSRIIGPKKTTDVTNKAAVAKILNQLGKEREKKEKDIQLASMEGKELEDATRTKVKTEKFSADTNALEN